The sequence GGCATCCTAATATTTTCGCTGATTTTCACAGTATTAAGGGATAAATAAAACAACAAAGGTTTCAGGGGGAGGCCGGGAAAGAGGAAAATCAAAGCGATTTTAATAGACTTAAGAATGGCTGAAAAATGAAAAAAATAATATATTGATATAATTATAGGAAGACTTTAAGCGATCAAAATTTTGAAAAAATCCCTAAGTGAATTCAGGGAAACTCGTTATAATTCACAATAAAATAAATTTAAGAAATTGTTTGACAAATGTAGATTACCATGATAATTTTTAATTAATTAATTTGGAAAGTAAAAATCGATGACGAGAAGAGTAAGATGAGTGCCCTGTTCTACAGAGAGTCGGTAAATGGTGCAAGCCGATGTTCAGAACTGATCCGAAAATCATCTCCGAGATGCAATGCTGAAATTTTCAGTAAGTATTGCCGGCTGGTCCGCCGTTACAAGGAACGCGTATGATTGTACGTTGATTGAGTGCCGTAATATGGATGTTTTTATCCAGAAACGGAACTAGGGTGGTATCGCGAGCTAACTCGTCCCTATTTTAGGGGCGAGTTTTTTTATTTTCCAAAAAAATATATGGAAATGAGGAATGGATGATGAAGGAGCAATTAATCTTTTTAAATGGCCAGTTTGTCAGTAAGAAGGATGCGGTTGTATCGGTGTATGATCATGGTTTTCTATACGGAGATGGTGTCTTCGAAGGGATCCGAGTGTATGAAGGCAATGTCTTCAGGCTGCAGGAGCATGTTGATCGGCTATATGACTCGGCTAAGTCCATTATGTTGTCCATTCCTTACAGCAAACAGGAGTTAAGCGATCTTGTGGTTGAGACTTTGAGAGTGAATGACCTGTTAAATGCTTATATTCGCGTAGTTGTCTCCAGGGGAGTAGGGAATTTAGGCCTCGACCCGGCCTCCTGTTCACATCCGCAGGTCATTGTCATTGCGGAGGAGCTTGCACTATTCCCGAAAGAATTATACGAGTCGGGGATCGAGATTGTCACGGTAGCTACGAGACGGAATCGCTCGGATGTACTTTCACCAAAAGTGAAATCACTGAACTATTTGAATAATATCCTTGTCCGAATCGAGGCCGGTTTATCTGGTGTCAATGAAGCACTTATGCTGAATGATCAGGGCTACGTGGCGGAAGGTTCCGCGGATAATGTTTTTATCGTGAAAAATGGCCAGATTCTTACACCTCCTGGGTATGTCGGAGCACTGGAGGGGATCACAAGAAATGCCATCATGGAAATCGCTCATAATCTTGGCTTCTCGATGAGGGAGGAAGTTTTCACAAGGCATGATGTCTATGTGGCCGATGAAGTCTTTTTAACTGGAACGGCTGCAGAGGTGATTGCGGTTGTGAAGGTGGATGGACGGACCATCGGCGATGGAAAACCAGGTGATGTCACAAATCAACTTTTAAAAGAGTTTAGGAAAACTGTCGTTGAAGACGGGGTCAAAGTGTTTGAACAACAAAGTGTATAAAGAAGAATACTAGGGGGGATTTAGTATGCGCAGTGACATGATCAAAAAGGGAGTTGACCGGGCTCCGCATAGAAGCTTGCTTTATGCAACCGGCGTGAAATTAGAAGATCTGGAAAAGCCTTTCATTGGTGTTTGCAATTCATATATAGATATTATTCCTGGCCATGTACATCTAAGACAGTTTGCAGATGTCGTCAAGGATGCCATCAGAGAGGCTGGCGGAATTCCGTTTGAGTTCAATACAATCGGAGTTGATGATGGGATCGCGATGGGGCATATTGGCATGAGGTATTCCCTTCCAAGCAGGGAGCTGATCGCAGATTCAGCTGAGACTGTCATTAATGCTCACTGGTTCGATGGAGTTTTCTACATCCCGAACTGTGACAAGATTACTCCAGGGATGCTGATGGCGGCGGTAAGGACGAATGTTCCTTCGGTATTTGTTTCGGGAGGTCCAATGGAGGCAGGTGTTTCCAGCACTGGACAGCCTTTATCGCTGGTGTCCGTATTTGAAGGCGTGGGTGCCTATCAATCTGGGAGAATGTCTGAAGAGGAATTGCTGGATATTGAAAAGAATGCGTGTCCAACTTGTGGTTCTTGCTCGGGCATGTTTACTGCCAACTCTATGAATTCTCTTATGGAAATGCTCGGAGTCGCGCTGCCTGGTAACGGCACGCTGGTTGCGACCTCTGAGGAACGCCATAAATTAATCTATGATGCAGCTCGTCATTTGGTCGAAATGGTCAAAAAGGATATTAAGCCAAGAGACATTATCACCAAGGAAACGGTTGATGATGCCTTTGCGCTTGATATGGCCATGGGTGGATCGACGAATACGGTCCTCCATACCCTGGCAATTGCGAACGAAGCTGAAATTGACTATGATTTGAGCCGGATTAATGAAGTGGCAAAAAGAATTCCATATTTGTCTAAAATCAGTCCAGCTTCGCATTATTCCATGCAGGATGTCCATAATGCCGGCGGTGTCAGCGCGATTATCAAACAACTTTGTGAAATGGAAGGAGCCGTACACCCGGATCGAATCACAATTACCGGTAAATCCCTTTACGAAAATGTAAAAGATGCAGAGGTACTGAATGGTGATGTTATCCGCAGCAAGGAAACGGCTTATAGCCCAGTCGGAGGTTTATCCGTTCTGTTTGGAAATATCGCTCCAGATGGAGGCGTCATCAAGGTAGGAGCAGTGGATCCTTCCATCAAAACTTTTAAAGGTGAAGCGGTTGTCTATGAATCTCAGGATGATGCCTTGGCTGGAATCGAAAGTGGCGATGTGCGTGAAGGGCATGTGGTAGTCATCCGCTATGAAGGGCCAAAAGGCGGTCCGGGAATGCCGGAAATGCTTGCGCCAACAGCTGCGATTGCAGGAAGAGGACTCGAAAAGAAAGTCGCCCTGATCACGGATGGCAGATTCTCCGGTGCTTCAAGGGGTATTTCCATTGGCCATATTTCACCCGAAGCGGCTGAAGGAGGGCCAATCGCGTTTGTGGAAAATGGAGATGCTATTTTCATAGATTTAGAGGAAAGGACCATTTCCCTTGAGGTTCCTGAAACAGAATTAAGTGACAGGAAAGCCAAATGGAAACAGCCGGAGCCGAAAATCAAGAAAGGATATTTGGCTCGTTATTCGAAGCTGGTCACCTCCGCGAGCACGGGTGGCATCCTGAAAATTTAATAGAT comes from Mesobacillus jeotgali and encodes:
- the ilvD gene encoding dihydroxy-acid dehydratase, whose amino-acid sequence is MRSDMIKKGVDRAPHRSLLYATGVKLEDLEKPFIGVCNSYIDIIPGHVHLRQFADVVKDAIREAGGIPFEFNTIGVDDGIAMGHIGMRYSLPSRELIADSAETVINAHWFDGVFYIPNCDKITPGMLMAAVRTNVPSVFVSGGPMEAGVSSTGQPLSLVSVFEGVGAYQSGRMSEEELLDIEKNACPTCGSCSGMFTANSMNSLMEMLGVALPGNGTLVATSEERHKLIYDAARHLVEMVKKDIKPRDIITKETVDDAFALDMAMGGSTNTVLHTLAIANEAEIDYDLSRINEVAKRIPYLSKISPASHYSMQDVHNAGGVSAIIKQLCEMEGAVHPDRITITGKSLYENVKDAEVLNGDVIRSKETAYSPVGGLSVLFGNIAPDGGVIKVGAVDPSIKTFKGEAVVYESQDDALAGIESGDVREGHVVVIRYEGPKGGPGMPEMLAPTAAIAGRGLEKKVALITDGRFSGASRGISIGHISPEAAEGGPIAFVENGDAIFIDLEERTISLEVPETELSDRKAKWKQPEPKIKKGYLARYSKLVTSASTGGILKI
- the ilvE gene encoding branched-chain-amino-acid transaminase, translated to MKEQLIFLNGQFVSKKDAVVSVYDHGFLYGDGVFEGIRVYEGNVFRLQEHVDRLYDSAKSIMLSIPYSKQELSDLVVETLRVNDLLNAYIRVVVSRGVGNLGLDPASCSHPQVIVIAEELALFPKELYESGIEIVTVATRRNRSDVLSPKVKSLNYLNNILVRIEAGLSGVNEALMLNDQGYVAEGSADNVFIVKNGQILTPPGYVGALEGITRNAIMEIAHNLGFSMREEVFTRHDVYVADEVFLTGTAAEVIAVVKVDGRTIGDGKPGDVTNQLLKEFRKTVVEDGVKVFEQQSV